In one window of Arachis ipaensis cultivar K30076 chromosome B06, Araip1.1, whole genome shotgun sequence DNA:
- the LOC110264048 gene encoding uncharacterized protein LOC110264048: protein MKPPNGRKIVLRFNDRLQPVGNEAGILSGVVGMLGSDYTKFPICEKDWRKVRSRDKIYNECVKELFHFEEDSQGIIKRTILKMLGRAWKDTRSHLYHYFYKADRTLEENIRRRPPGITADHWRWFLDYRNSEDTKEKCKKNAENRSKQLYTHTGGSKSLARLEEEESERLGRPVSRGELFVLTHKRPNGSYLHDAARAIGNCGD, encoded by the exons ATGAAGCCACCTAACGGTAGAAAGATCGTTCTGAGGTTCAATGATAGACTGCAACCAGTTGGAAATGAAGCTGGTATACTAAGCGGCGTTGTCGGAATGCTGGGATCTGACTACACCAAATTTCCAATCTGCGAGAAGGACTGGAGAAAGGTTCGCTCTAGGGACAAGATATATAATGAATGTGTAAAG GAATTGTTCCATTTTGAAGAAGATAGTCAAGGAATTATCAAGCGTACGATTTTAAAAATGCTAGGAAGGGCTTGGAAGGATACGAGGAGCCATTTGTATCATTACTTTTACAAAGCAGATCGGACCCTTGAAGAAAATATTAGACGCCGTCCACCGGGAATTACTGCGGATCATTGGAGATGGTTCCTCGATTATCGCAACAGTGAAGACACAAAG GAGAAGTGTAAGAAAAATGCTGAGAATCGATCGAAGCAGTTATACACTCATACTGGCGGATCGAAAAGCTTGGCAAGGCTCGAAGAAGAAGAG TCAGAACGACTGGGGCGTCCAGTTAGTAGGGGGGAGTTGTTTGTCTTAACACACAAACGACCTAATGGATCCTATCTCCATGATGCAGCTCGGGCTATTGGT AATTGCGGAGATTGA
- the LOC107647092 gene encoding uncharacterized protein LOC107647092, with the protein MFYYIIEVDIDKSWISKPRIGPEYRDGLNKFLDFAFANASSDGMIHCPCSKCGFRLLQTREDAYDHLIIKPFPSTYTFWVHHGERRVAESSMDGQEVQSDRNLKDPMLDMVREAFNLPGLHGDEDDSVNEHAGGDREELPYLSNESSREVRNLHDLLEDGSQELYPGCSRFSKLSFLVRLYHIKSLCGVSDKAFGMILELLADAFENARIPSTMHDAKRIIRNLGIAYKKIDACPNDCMLYQGSDEELSKCKRCGTSRWKQKTNKNSRVRINRVVKKNGKPQAAKTLRYFPLIPRLQRLYMSSKTAANMLWHKSGHNSDGIYRHPWDGDAWKAFDRTYYDFSSDPRSVRLALASDGFNPYGNMSSKYSISPVVLIPYNLPPWICMKPSSFVLSMIIPGPKMPGNDIDVYLQPLIEELKLLWVGVETYDAYTKKTFRMYAALMWTISDFSGLGNLSGWNTYGGRACPACNLDAETNRLSHSQKWCYMGHRRFLNPSHRYRKDRDRFDGRIESRGPPIKLSGGDIARQLQDVHVHLGKVQSVTGKRIRGQQTAVHDESPWKKRSIFFELPYWENNGLRHNLDVMHIEKNVCDNIVFTIMNEKGKYKDHLKARKDLQLMGIKHDLWPREDGKYPPAIFTMTNPQKDVFLRTIKNVVFPDGYSSNISRCVDLRQRKMSGLKSHDCHILIEHLLPIALRNALPAPVSSVLADFSSFFCRICSKSIDPQQLPLLQDHVVQTLCRMEMIFPPSFFTVMVHLTVHLVEEVRLGGPVQYRWMYPIERYLCRLKQFVRNRSQPEGSIAEGYLSEEILVFCSRYLDNVESRINRPMRVDDRPCEPDQCESAAMFPGVGKAVGAASFYNLTPTEKFQAHRHVLVNSPAVEKYIE; encoded by the coding sequence aTGTTCTATTATATCATTGAAGTAGACATCGATAAGAGTTGGATTTCAAAGCCACGAATTGGTCCAGAGTATAGGGACGGTTTGAACAAGTTCTTAGATTTCGCATTTGCCAATGCATCATCCGATGGGATGATACATTGTCCATGTTCGAAATGTGGGTTCCGCCTTCTCCAAACTAGGGAGGATGCGTATGATCATTTGATAATAAAACCTTTCCCCTCTACTTATACATTTTGGGTACATCACGGGGAGAGACGCGTGGCAGAGAGCTCTATGGACGGACAAGAAGTACAATCAGATCGAAACCTAAAAGACCCAATGCTTGACATGGTTCGGGAGGCGTTCAACCTCCCAGGACTTCACGGCGACGAAGACGATTCAGTGAATGAACACGCTGGGGGGGATCGGGAGGAGTTGCCATACTTATCAAACGAAAGTAGTCGCGAGGTCCGCAACTTGCATGACCTGCTCGAAGATGGATCGCAGGAGCTATACCCAGGATGTTCAAGGTTCTCTAAGCTGTCTTTCTTGGTGAGGCTCTATCATATAAAATCCCTGTGCGGAGTGAGCGACAAGGCCTTCGGAATGATACTGGAGTTGCTGGCGGATGCCTTTGAGAATGCAAGGATTCCGAGCACTATGCACGATGCCAAGAGGATCATAAGGAATCTCGGTATCGCATATAAAAAGATAGATGCATGTCCAAATGACTGCATGTTATACCAGGGCAGCGATGAAGAGTTGTCTAAGTGCAAGCGATGTGGGACATCAAGATGGAAGCAAAAGACTAATAAGAACTCCAGAGTAAGGATCAACAGGGTCGTTAAGAAGAACGGAAAACCGCAAGCGGCGAAGACTCTTCGCTACTTCCCCCTTATTCCACGATTGCAGCGGCTCTACATGTCTAGTAAGACAGCCGCAAACATGTTGTGGCATAAGAGTGGGCATAACTCTGACGGTATTTACCGGCATCCATGGGACGGCGATGCATGGAAGGCATTTGACAGAACTTATTATGACTTCTCCAGCGATCCCCGCAGTGTTCGCCTAGCCTTGGCTAGCGATGGCTTTAACCCTTATGGAAACATGAGCTCGAAGTACTCAATTTCGCCAGTGGTTCTTATTCCGTACAACCTGCCCCCTTGGATTTGCATGAAACCCTCCTCATTTGTCCTCTCCATGATTATTCCTGGGCCTAAAATGCCTGGAAATGATATAGATGTCTACTTACAGCCCTTGATCGAAGAGTTGAAGCTGTTGTGGGTTGGTGTTGAAACGTACGATGCTTACACGAAAAAGACTTTCAGGATGTATGCTGCATTAATGTGGACAATCAGTGATTTTTCTGGTTTAGGCAACTTGTCCGGGTGGAACACGTACGGTGGGAGAGCTTGTCCTGCATGCAATTTGGATGCTGAGACTAACCGGCTCTCACATAGtcagaaatggtgttacatgggCCATCGTCGCTTTCTGAATCCTTCCCACAGATATAGAAAGGACCGGGATAGATTTGATGGAAGGATAGAGTCTAGAGGTCCACCTATCAAACTCTCTGGTGGAGACATTGCAAGACAACTACAGGACGTGCATGTCCACCTTGGCAAGGTGCAATCGGTTACTGGGAAAAGGATACGCGGACAGCAAACCGCCGTACATGACGAATCCCCTTGGAAGAAGAGGAGTATATTCTTTGAGCTACCATACTGGGAAAACAATGGATTGCGTCACAATCTTGATGtgatgcacatagagaagaatgtgTGCGACAACATAGTTTTCACCATAATGAACGAGAAAGGTAAATATAAAGACCACCTTAAGGCAAGAAAAGACCTCCAATTGATGGGGATCAAGCATGATTTGTGGCCACGGGAAGATGGAAAGTACCCACCCGCCATCTTTACTATGACCAATCCACAGAAGGATGTCTTTTTACGTACTATCAAGAATGTGGTCTTTCCAGATGGCTACTCTAGCAACATTTCCCGCTGTGTTGACCTACGACAGCGCAAGATGTCGGGCTTGAAAAGTCACGACTGTCATATTCTGATCGAGCATCTCCTGCCAATTGCGTTAAGGAATGCTTTGCCTGCCCCAGTGTCATCTGTCTTGGCGGATTTCTCGTCCTTTTTCTGCAGAATATGCAGTAAATCCATTGACCCTCAACAACTTCCTCTGCTTCAGGATCATGTGGTCCAAACTCTTTGCCGCATGGAGATGATTTTCCCCCCATCTTTCTTCACCGTTATGGTGCACTTGACGGTACATCTGGTCGAGGAAGTGCGACTCGGTGGCCCAGTTCAATATCGGTGGATGTACCCAATCGAAAGGTACTTATGTCGTCTCAAGCAGTTCGTGCGTAATAGGTCACAACCGGAAGGCTCTATCGCAGAGGGTTACTTATCAGAGGAGATTCTCGTATTCTGCTCAAGATACCTCGATAATGTCGAGAGTAGGATCAATCGACCAATGCGTGTGGACGATCGACCGTGTGAACCTGACCAATGTGAAAGTGCAGCCATGTTCCCGGGGGTAGGAAAGGCTGTTGGAGCTGCTTCGTTTTACAATCTCACACCAACTGAGAAATTTCAAGCTCACCGTCACGTCTTGGTCAATTCTCCGGCTGTAGAAAAGTACATAGAGTAA